The segment CGCGCGGTAGCCAGCGGGCGCTGCCGATCATCGTCCAGGCACTCGCCGCCGCGCAGCGGGCCGGCGGCCATGTCTCGCGCCGCGGCCGGATCGTCGCGCCGGGCCGCTCGACCTTCGGCCGGGGCCGCGTGGCGAGCGTCCGCGCAACCCACCGGCTCGGCCACCGATCGCGCCAGGTCATCGTCAAGGCGCGCGTGGTCCGGCATGGCGGCCGCGCCTCGCTCGCGGCTCATCTCAACTATCTGCAACGCGATGGCGTCACCCGCGACGGCGAGCGGGGCGTGCTGTTCGGCGCCGAGGCCGAGGGTCTCGACCGCAACGAGTTCGCAACGGTGTGCGAGAACGACCGCCACCACTTCCGCTTCATCGTCTCGCCCGAGGATGCGCCCCAGATGGGCGACCTCAAGGGCTTCACCCGCGAGCTGATGACGCGCATGGAAAAGGATCTCGGCACCCGCCTGGACTGGCGGGCCGTCGAGCATTGGAACACCGACAATCCCCACGTCCACATCATAGTGCGCGGCGTCGGCGAGGACGGGCAGAACCTCGTCATCTCGCGCGACTATATCCGCGAGGGGATGCGGGCGCAGGCGCGCGAGATCGTCACCCAGGAACTCGGCCCGCGCACCGACCTTGAAATCCGGCAATCGCTGGAGCGGCAGGTCGAAGCCGAGCGCTGGACCGAGATCGACCGCGACCTTTCGCGGACCATGCAGCGCAACGGCCTGATCGACATGGCGCCCGAGCCCGGCGTCCGGCCGGACGGCGACCATGTGCTGAGGATGGGACGGCTGCGCAAGCTGGAGCGGCTCGGCCTCGCCAGCGAGATCGCGCCCGGCCAGTGGACGCTGGCCGGCGATGCCCAGGCGGCGCTGCGCGAACTCGGCGAGCGCGACGACATCATCAAACGGATGCACAAGGCGATGAGCGACCGCGGCATCGACCGGGGCGCCGGCAGCTATGTCCTCGACACCGATCCCGCTCAGCCCGTTGTCGGCCGGCTGGTCGATCGCGGCCTGCATGACGAGCTGACCGGCAAAGCCTATGCGATCGTGGACGGGATCGACGGGCGCACCCACCATGTCCAGCTTCCCGACATCGAGGCGACCGGCGATTGCCGGCCGGGCGCGATCGTCGAGCTGCGCCGCTTCGAGGACCGGAAAGGCCGGCAGCGGGTGGCGCTCGCCGTGCGCTCCGACATGGACCTTGAGGCGCAGGTCCGCGCGCCGGGGGCGACCTGGCTCGACCGGCGCAACCTCGCGAGCGACGGCCATGATCTCGGCGGCG is part of the Rhizorhabdus wittichii RW1 genome and harbors:
- a CDS encoding Type IV secretory pathway VirD2 components (relaxase)-like protein yields the protein MRKSRTVRRWLETSSAQGLPHIAACPGMSRDDDFRLRPGRIRSRGSQRALPIIVQALAAAQRAGGHVSRRGRIVAPGRSTFGRGRVASVRATHRLGHRSRQVIVKARVVRHGGRASLAAHLNYLQRDGVTRDGERGVLFGAEAEGLDRNEFATVCENDRHHFRFIVSPEDAPQMGDLKGFTRELMTRMEKDLGTRLDWRAVEHWNTDNPHVHIIVRGVGEDGQNLVISRDYIREGMRAQAREIVTQELGPRTDLEIRQSLERQVEAERWTEIDRDLSRTMQRNGLIDMAPEPGVRPDGDHVLRMGRLRKLERLGLASEIAPGQWTLAGDAQAALRELGERDDIIKRMHKAMSDRGIDRGAGSYVLDTDPAQPVVGRLVDRGLHDELTGKAYAIVDGIDGRTHHVQLPDIEATGDCRPGAIVELRRFEDRKGRQRVALAVRSDMDLEAQVRAPGATWLDRRNLASDGHDLGGGFGTEVRAAMEARAEHLADEGLARRQGQRIIFARNLLDTLRRRELDAAAKDLSAEIGLPHAPSKAGEYVAGTVRQRITLASGRFAMIDNGLSFQLVPWSPSLDRQIGKHISGVMRAGGGVDWSFGRGRGLGL